Proteins encoded together in one Camelina sativa cultivar DH55 chromosome 9, Cs, whole genome shotgun sequence window:
- the LOC104711293 gene encoding uncharacterized protein LOC104711293 has protein sequence MSSLIIVVLVLNLLHILFSTVSVRSDQSVLPIRSFKVRENATYDCVDINNQPGLGHRLLQNHTIQMKPSISRHELRNHIDNNKSYSSEIGCPDGTVPILRISNEYNTKAQLFGEKYFHPLTVKNPGTHFVGVWSSSGPYRGVEASYNGYTLYIEKDQVSYSVISMGSRLNNQVNSIQAGYIINPSFFGTRQLWTYGYFKGKDGKGCYNTACDGFIQVSRKIPIVQPININPGDSVWSRWSIHQDKATGNWWLTQLTKNAPNVDIGYWPKELFNILNDGANIVSVGGVVHAYLTGSSPPMGNGNFPVGSHKNSAMFTNIEVLDSKYRSHKMNYFPTKIFVDSPKCYDIKIGNVKSFHSKRLGFFFNYGGPGGKFCGV, from the exons atgtcTTCACTAATTATtgtagttttggttttgaatctcttacatattttgttCTCAACAGTCTCAGTTCGTTCTGATCAAAGTGTGTTGCCTATCAGATCCTTCAAGGTTA GGGAAAATGCTACATACGATTGCGTAGATATTAATAACCAACCAGGACTTGGTCATCGTTTGCTCCAAAACCATACAATCCAG atgAAACCATCAATTTCAAGACATGAATTAAGGAATCACATTGATAACAACAAATCATATTCGAGTGAAATAGGGTGTCCAGATGGAACCGTTCCTATATTGAGAATCTCAAATGAATACAATACCAAGGCACAACTTTTCGGCGAGAAGTATTTCCATCCGCTAACTGTCAAAAATCCTGGAACACAT TTTGTTGGAGTATGGTCAAGTAGTGGTCCATATCGTGGTGTAGAAGCTTCGTATAATGGATATACGCTATACATCGAAAAAGATCAGGTTTCATATAGTGTAATATCTATGGGTAGTCGGTTGAATAACCAAGTCAATTCTATTCAAGCGGGTTATATT ATAAATCCAAGTTTCTTTGGCACCAGACAACTTTGGACATATGGATATTTTAAG GGTAAAGATGGAAAAGGATGTTACAATACAGCATGTGATGGGTTTATTCAGGTATCAAGGAAAATTCCCATAGTCCAACCCATAAACATAAACCCAGGAGACTCTGTTTGGTCGCGTTGGTCTATCCATCAG GATAAAGCAACAGGAAATTGGTGGCTTACACAACTGACAAAAAATGCACCCAACGTAGATATTGGATATTGGCCAAAAGAACTATTTAACATTTTGAATGACGGTGCTAATATAGTTAGTGTTGGAGGTGTAGTTCATGCTTACCTTACTGGTTCAAGTCCCCCGATGGGTAATGGTAATTTTCCGGTTGGAAGCCATAAAAATTCAGCAATGTTTACAAATATTGAAGTTCTGGATTCCAAATATAGGAGTCATaaaatgaattattttcctACGAAGATTTTTGTTGATAGTCCAAAATGCTATGACATAAAAATTGGTAATGTGAAATCATTTCATAGTAAACGACTCGGTTTCTTTTTCAATTATGGTGGTCCGGGAGGAAAATTTTGTGGAGTTTGA